A single genomic interval of Candidatus Bipolaricaulis anaerobius harbors:
- a CDS encoding TlpA family protein disulfide reductase: protein MFPDLDLLLVGPWRTEGLEALSSEAGLALLVDEGGRVGVAWGVRRAPALVLLLDGRPQGRLDWPFTEDEIVRGLEVLAAAPREGPWQFLGAAVPSGEARMLAGDPVNLDELPRPLLVLFFNPDCPPCWDALPGLTELGEGGTDE, encoded by the coding sequence GTGTTTCCTGATCTCGATCTCCTCCTCGTGGGTCCGTGGCGCACCGAGGGACTCGAGGCCCTCTCCTCTGAGGCTGGACTGGCGTTGCTGGTGGACGAGGGTGGGCGGGTGGGGGTGGCGTGGGGCGTGCGGCGGGCCCCCGCCCTGGTGCTCCTCCTCGACGGCCGGCCCCAAGGCAGACTCGATTGGCCGTTCACCGAAGACGAGATTGTGCGAGGTCTTGAGGTGCTGGCGGCCGCGCCGCGGGAGGGGCCATGGCAGTTTCTCGGAGCCGCGGTCCCGTCGGGCGAGGCGCGGATGCTCGCGGGCGACCCCGTCAACCTGGACGAACTCCCGCGACCCCTGCTCGTTCTGTTCTTCAACCCGGACTGCCCGCCCTGCTGGGATGCGCTGCCGGGGCTTACCGAGCTGGGCGAGGGCGGAACCGATGAGTGA
- the scpB gene encoding SMC-Scp complex subunit ScpB: MEAKALVEAALFVADRPLSLARLAEALRLSEEAVGRLIQTLADEYAAPDRGMELGHEGGGYVLRVKGELASIVRPFAPHQDIPEQTLRTLAVIAYHAPVLQSQVVKMRGQRAYGHIGELVARGFVEARDQGPTKLLTVTPTLLSYFGASSLDELRAQLGPAPSPD; this comes from the coding sequence ATGGAAGCCAAAGCCCTCGTTGAGGCGGCCCTGTTCGTGGCCGACCGGCCGCTATCCCTTGCGCGGCTGGCGGAGGCGCTGCGCCTCTCCGAGGAAGCGGTGGGCCGGCTGATCCAGACCCTGGCCGACGAGTACGCCGCCCCGGATCGGGGGATGGAGCTCGGGCACGAGGGCGGGGGGTACGTGCTGCGGGTGAAGGGCGAGCTCGCCTCCATCGTCCGGCCGTTCGCTCCCCACCAGGACATCCCCGAACAAACCCTGCGCACCCTCGCCGTGATCGCCTACCATGCGCCGGTGCTCCAGTCCCAGGTCGTCAAGATGCGCGGCCAGCGCGCCTACGGCCACATCGGGGAGCTCGTTGCCCGCGGGTTCGTGGAGGCGCGGGACCAGGGGCCGACAAAGCTCCTCACCGTGACCCCCACGCTCTTGTCCTACTTCGGCGCCTCCTCCCTCGACGAGCTGCGGGCCCAACTCGGCCCGGCTCCTTCCCCCGACTAA